A single region of the Candidatus Omnitrophota bacterium genome encodes:
- the xerD gene encoding site-specific tyrosine recombinase XerD, whose translation MVRPAQAVARHPWVEDFLLHLQAERGLSTNTLDAYTRDVTAYVEFIGKKAKTKRNLEYAAKADLRDYLIHLRSLGYSPRSIARKLAALRTFYKFLAREKYLEQDVASAIDSPRLWQRLPEFLSIAEVDALLDAPDTETWQGLRDRAALELMYASGLRVSELVQLTLSQLNLEMGYVRCMGKGSKERIVPLGRTAKALLTRYLKEVRPDLLKHEDDSVILTRLGRSMSRQMFWKIIGAYAKEAGIRKHISPHTLRHSFATHLLQGGADLRVVQTLLGHSNIATTQIYTHLDKEHLKSVHRKHHPRP comes from the coding sequence AGAGGGGATTGTCCACCAATACCTTGGATGCCTACACCCGTGATGTCACGGCCTATGTGGAGTTCATCGGTAAGAAGGCAAAAACCAAGCGCAATCTGGAATATGCGGCTAAAGCGGATTTACGTGATTACCTGATTCACCTGCGCTCCTTGGGATATTCACCCCGCTCTATCGCTCGAAAGCTTGCGGCCCTGCGCACCTTTTACAAGTTCCTGGCGCGTGAAAAATACCTGGAACAAGATGTGGCCTCGGCCATTGACTCGCCGCGCCTTTGGCAACGGCTTCCGGAGTTTTTGAGTATTGCCGAGGTGGATGCGCTCCTGGATGCGCCGGATACTGAAACCTGGCAGGGCTTGCGGGACCGTGCGGCCTTGGAGCTCATGTATGCCTCGGGCTTGCGCGTTTCAGAGCTGGTCCAACTGACTTTGAGTCAGCTCAATCTGGAGATGGGGTACGTGCGTTGTATGGGCAAGGGCTCTAAGGAACGCATTGTTCCTTTGGGACGCACGGCAAAGGCTTTGCTTACGCGTTACCTAAAGGAGGTACGGCCCGATCTCCTCAAGCACGAGGACGATTCCGTGATTCTGACGCGTTTGGGTCGATCCATGTCCCGGCAGATGTTTTGGAAGATTATCGGGGCCTACGCCAAAGAGGCGGGGATCCGGAAGCATATTTCACCGCACACGCTCCGGCACTCCTTTGCCACGCATCTTTTGCAGGGGGGCGCGGATCTGCGCGTGGTGCAAACCTTGCTGGGGCATTCGAATATTGCGACCACGCAAATTTACACCCATTTGGACAAAGAGCATTTGAAGTCTGTGCACCGGAAACATCATCCTCGTCCCTAA